The nucleotide window CTCGAACGAAGCGGGATACTCGGCCAGGTTGATGCTCTGGCGGGTGCGCTCGGCATGCTGTTCCTCGCGCTGCCGCTCGACCGCGTGGCCCAGCCGCTGGCGGATGCGGTCGAACACCACCGAGGCCGGTTCGGATGTCTGCACATCGGCCAGCGAATGCAGGAAATCCATCGGCGCCAAACCGAACTCGTCGCACTCGCCGGCCAGTTCCCCGACGAATGCGTTGACACTGTCGTGCAGTTCGCGCAATGCCCGCTCGGTCGAACGTTCGCGGACCAGCGCGGCGCGCGCCTCGGCATCGAGCTTGCGCCATTTCGATGGCTTGGCCAGCACGCCCTGTGCCGGCACCAGGGCGTAGGGCACGCGCAGGCCGGCCGCCTCGGCGGTGCCGTCGAAGCGCAGGAAGACCCTGCCCTCCAGTTTCATCAGCGCGATGCCGCGCTGCGCCAGGCCGAGATCACTGCTCAGCCGATCGTCGTCGAATTCTTCCGTCATTGCCGCACTGTTTCATATCGGGCCACGAGTATAGCTCGCGGCCCGGCGCGCCGTTGCACAGGTGCGTAACCAGGCTCCAGGGCGTCCGGCACCGTCCAGAAAAACGGTGACAGTCACCAATTGATTGGAAATGTTTCTTCAAAAATGGCGTCTGTCACCGTTTTTTTGCGCAGGGATGTAACGACGCTCCGAGGTATCCGAGAAAGGCGAAAAACGGTGACAGTCACCAATTGATTTGCAATGTTTCTTCAAAAATGGTGCCTGTCACCGTTTTTTTGCGCTGGGCGCGCTTACGCCGCGGGTGCTCCTGCGCGGCGGCCGCTGTTGCGCTCCACGGCCAGCGATATGGCGAGCACGGCGATGCCGCCCAAGGGCAGGATCGCGCCGACCAGCGCGGTCGACTGCAGGCCGTAGCCCGCCGCGATGGTCATGCCGCCGGCCCAGGCGCCGAGGGCGTTGGCGATGTTGAAGGCGGAATGGTTCAAGGCCGCGGCCACCGTCTGCGCATCGCCGGCCACGTCCATCAGGCGCGTCTGCACCGCCGGCACCACGGCGATGCCGGTGCCGATCAGGAACAGGTTCAGGCCGGTAAGCCACAGGTTGGCACTCGTGTAGGCAAACGCGGCCAGCACGAGCGCTTCCCAGACCAGCACGCCGAAGATCGTCGCTGTCTGGTTGCGGTCGGCCAGCCAGCCGCCGGCCAGGCTGCCCACCGTCATGCCCACGCCGATCAGGCCCAGCAGCACGGAAATCTCCAGCGGCGACGCGTGCGTGATCTGCTGCAGGGTCGGCGTCACATAGGTGTACATGGCGAACATGCCGCCGAAGCCGATCGCCACCATCAGCAGGGTCAGCCACACCTGCAGGCGGCGAAACACGCCCAGTTCGCCGCGGATGCTGGCATTGCCGGCGGCGATGAACGGCAGGAAAACAGACACCATCGCCACGGTCAGCAGCGCCAGCGCGCCGACGATGGCGAACGCCGAACGCCAGCCCATCGCCTGCCCCAGCCACGTGGCCAGCGGCACGCCGAAGATGTTGGCGACCGTCAGCCCCAGCATCACGCGGCCGACGGCCTGGGCCCGCTTGTCGGGCGTGACGAGCGCCGCCGCCACCAGCGCGGCCACGCCGAAATAGGCGCCGTGCGGAATGCCCGCCACGAAGCGGGCCAGGATGAGCAAGCCGGGCGTGGGCGCCAGCGCGCCGAGGATATTGCCGACGGCATACATCAGCATCAGGCACATCAGCATCATCCGGCGCGGCATGCGTGCCATGAAGATCGTGATCAGCGGCGCCCCCACCACCACGCCCAGCGCATAGGCGCTGATCATGTGGCCCATGTCGGGCAGCGTGGTGCCGAGATCCTGGGCGACCAGCGGCAGGATGCTCATCGACGCGAACTCGCCGGTACCGATGGCGAGGCCGCCGATGGCCAGCGCCAGCTCGGCCATGCCGGCGCCGCGCGGCGCATGGATGGACGGCAGCTGCGTGGAAGGCAGCTGCGTGGAGGGTAGTTGGGCGGAGGGTGACTGCGTGGCAGAAACCGGTGAAACGGGGAGAGTTGCTTCTTGCATGGGACCAGCCGAAAAAACGAAGCCGGGCAGGATAGCACGGCAAGCCTTTTCCTGCTTGGCGCCGGCTCAAAGCCAATTTCGATTGCGTTATTCATTCAGCAATGCGACGATTGTGCGGCACACAAGAGCATTTGCGCGATCAGCACGACGTGCCGGGCCTTCCTCATCTGCGCCGCTATAATGGCGGCCACCGGCGGGGCGCCCATCTGCCCTTCGCCAAGCACCTACACACTGATCAGCATGCATGGATAACAAAGACGACAAGCGCACGCAACTGATTCGCGCGATGCTGGCACAGCCCGGCGGCGCGGATGCGGCGGAGCGGCACCTGCTGCCCTGGCGCTCGCTGGCGTTGCACTTGAGCCCCCTGATCGGGGAAAACGGCTTCAGCGCACTGTACGGGCGCACCGGGCGGCTGCTGGCGGCACAGCATGGCTGGCTCACCACGGGTCCATCGTCGCAGCCACTCGATGCCTTGTTCCGCACACTGATGGAAGACCTTGCCAGGGCGGAGCCGGCGCAGGCGGCGCAGGCGAACGAAGCCCTGCTGGCCACGTTTGCACGGTTGCTGACCGAGTTGATCGGCGAAGGCTTGACGACCAGGTTGATCGATACCGCGTGGAACGGCGTACAGGTACCAAACAATGCAGGGGAGCAGAAGTAAATGAGCGGAAAAGTAAGTCTGGGATTGCTGGAGACCGGTGTACCGGGGCTGGACACCCTGCTCGGCGGTGGACTGGGCGAGTATTCGTT belongs to Pseudoduganella albidiflava and includes:
- a CDS encoding MFS transporter, which gives rise to MQEATLPVSPVSATQSPSAQLPSTQLPSTQLPSIHAPRGAGMAELALAIGGLAIGTGEFASMSILPLVAQDLGTTLPDMGHMISAYALGVVVGAPLITIFMARMPRRMMLMCLMLMYAVGNILGALAPTPGLLILARFVAGIPHGAYFGVAALVAAALVTPDKRAQAVGRVMLGLTVANIFGVPLATWLGQAMGWRSAFAIVGALALLTVAMVSVFLPFIAAGNASIRGELGVFRRLQVWLTLLMVAIGFGGMFAMYTYVTPTLQQITHASPLEISVLLGLIGVGMTVGSLAGGWLADRNQTATIFGVLVWEALVLAAFAYTSANLWLTGLNLFLIGTGIAVVPAVQTRLMDVAGDAQTVAAALNHSAFNIANALGAWAGGMTIAAGYGLQSTALVGAILPLGGIAVLAISLAVERNSGRRAGAPAA